CCCCCGAGGCAGTAGAGGCCTGCTGCTGACCGGGGAGTGGATCTACCAACTCCGGCGCTCCCTCGGCATCGAACTCGCCCGCGTACGCCTCCACCAGTGGCTCAGCCGTACCAGGCTCCCCGAGCCGGTCCGGACGTGGTTGAGGCCGATGGTCTACGCCGTCGGCTGCGGTATGGCAGTCCACCTCCCCGCCCTGCGTCGACTCGGCGGCTTCCCGGAACCGATGGAAGACCTCGGCACGGGACACCGCCTCTCACTTCTCGGCGCCCACCTCGCACCGTCCGACGCCGCGGTCCTCGACGAGCCCTACACCGACACCACCGGACTGACCAACCTCCACGCGCTCGCCTTCACGGCCTCTGCCCGACCCGACCACCACGCCCGAGCCGTCGCCCATTTGCCCAGCGGCCTCTCCCGCCCGGCCAAGGCCGCCCTGATGCTGCGAGAGTGGGCGGACCAAGCCGCCTGGCTCCTCGGCGCCCCGCTGCTGGCCGCAGCCGTGGCCAGCAGCCCATGGGCCGGCCCGTGGTGGGCCGGACTCGCCGCCGCCGGCGTCCTGCTGCACGGCCCCGTCACCACCGCCCAGCTGCTCGCGCTGGCACCGGCTCTGCACCGCCGCGTCACCCCACCCGCGCCCCTCGGACCGCCACCGTGCTGCACCGCGGCCCGCCCGATGATGCTCATCGCGGCCAGCCCCCTTCAGCCCTTCGTCCGGCTGGCCGGGCCCTGGCGACTGATCTGGGCGAAGACCACCGGACGCCGCCTCGGCTTCGGTAAGACTGAACGCTGAACACCCAACACCCGATCACACGTGGGAGCTCCCGTGGCTGAACCAGGTACCGCGACGGTCCGCAACGCGGCCAAGGCCGTCATCCTCTACGACGGCTGCGTCCTGCTCCAGCGCGCCCACTGGGAGGGGCAGGACTGCCTGTTCCTGCCCGGCGGGGGCCAGGAACCCGGCGAGGCCCTCGACGCCACAGTCCGCCGAGAAGTCCACGAGGAGACCGGCCTGGAGGTCGTACCCGAGCGCCTGCTGTGGCTGCGCGAGTACATCGGGGCCAACCACGGAGGCGCCCCGGAAGACCACCGGGTCGAAGCGATCTTCCTGTGCCGCCCCGAGGGCGACCCGGACCAGCTCGGCGGCCACGCCGAGGACGACCTGCAGACCGGCCTGGAATGGGTGGAGCTGGAGAAAGTGACCGGCCTCAACCTGCTGCCCCAGGGCCTGCGCCCCCTGATCGCCGACCTCGCACACGGTGAACTCCCCGCCCGCTACCTCGGCGACCTCGCCTGACCGCATGGCGATGACCGACGGCCGCGTCCCCGAAGGCGCCACCGACATCAGCACCGGCCAGGCCAACCGTGTCTGGTACATCGGCGGACGCGAGCCGTACGTCCTCAAGCACTACGGTGACCCGGCCCGCGCCGCCAACGAAGCAGCCGCCCTCGCACTCCTCACCTACCACGGCGCCCCCGGCCCCCGCCTCCTCGACGCCGACCTGGAAGCGCGGCCGGCCTGGACCGCGCAGAGCGCCGTCCAGGCCCAACCCGTACCCGCCGAAAGGTTCCAAGCCGAGCTCGCCAGCCCGCTCAAGCAGGTCCACGCCATCGGCGGGACCCACTTCGGACGCCTCGCCGGAGCCCCCCGCCACCCCACCTGGCGCCACTACCTCCACGACCGCCTCAACCTCTACACGACCACAGCACCCGATCTCGCTACCGCCGCCGCAGCCCTCCGCCGAGACCTCGACCGAGTGACCCTCGATATCGAGCCACGGCTTCTCCACCACGACCTCCAACCCGGACACCTCGTCTGCAGCCCCGACGGACACCGACTCCTGCTGGACTGGGAACTCGCCGCCCTCGGAGACCCGCTCTCCGACCACGCCCGCCTCGCCGTCCGCTTACGCCTGGCCTCGCCCCAGACCGTGCTCCCCAGGGCCGCTCCCTCCGCCCGTCAGCGCCTGGACCTGTACTGGCGCCTCCACCTCATCGCGGATGCAGCCCTGGCCACCGACCTCGCAGTCCGCGGACACGCCCTATCCCTTATCAGGGGCAGGGAGTGACGCTGATTCACGCTGGGGCTGCTCTGTTCTGTTGCTCGAGGCGTTCTCCTCGGGGCAGGAGGGGTGATCAGAACATCCAAGTCGACGCCCGCCCTCTCCCGGAGATCCCCTCGCTGAGGGAACTCGCGATGGCGCGCCTGATCAAGATCGACGTCGACGGGGCCGAGGAGTCCCTCATGGACCTGGCGCGGGCTCTTGGCGCCTGCCCCCGGTCGATGCGGTCGCGGTGGGTACGGACAACGCCAACCACCTGCGGGAGCTCGCCGGAGCCCTGGCCTACGAGGTCGACGACCAGGTGGTCCGGGAGTACCGGCAGCTCCTTCAGGCCCGCCTTCAGCCCGCCTGAAGCTCCTTCACCACTCGCTCCGCCATCTCCCGGGCGGCCCCCAGCCGGGGATCGTCCGGGTCGGCGTAGGGGCCGAGGATCTTCGCGGCAACGAACAGCGTCATCAGCTTCCCGTCCCGGCTCTCCAGATCGTCACGCCGCTCTCGGTGGACACGGCCGGCCAAAGCGGGGACGGCGAGGGAGGCGCCTCACAGATTCGCCGCGTCCAGGCCGCGTGGGGCCATGCCCCAGTCCTCCCAGTCGAACATGTTGAACACTGGCGCCGTCATATTCGCCCAGTTGAGATCCGCATGGGCCGGGCGCCATTCGGCCACGGTCGTATCGACCCCGGGGAAGATGCTGTGGATCGTCCCCGCAACCAAATCATGTGTGACGGTCTCGGTATCCGGTGTCGCGATCCGGTTGGTGTGTTGCGCAGCGAGGGTGTCCAGGGAGGTGTTCAGCGCGACCCACCATTCCTCGGCCAACCCCGGGTCCTCTGCCACCACCGCGTTACCCACCGGCGCCCCGGGCAGCAGCTCCGTCTCGTCCGCCCGCCACATCACAGGCTCCGTCTCGTCCCGCCAGGCGACGCCGGCGAACCAGGCCGGTTTCGCGATTCCGTGCAGGGCCTCGGCGGACGCGGTGCCGTCCCCGCCCTGGACCCCGATCCGGTCGAGCCCCCGCCGCTCGATGCGCACCCACGTACCGCGGTCCGTACGTGCCCCCACAGACCGGCGCTTACGTACCACAGTCCCGTGATCGAGGCGCACCGCCATCGACTGCTCCACGCGGTTCAGCACGGCTTCCGCGGGCTCTTTGCGTAGATCCACGGGGCGCAGCGTCATGCACCCGAACGTACCAAGTCCGCAACGCATTGTGTGGAGTTCGACACCGCCCCACATTCACGCGGCGGCCGGCAGCCTGATTGATGCTGCTGGCTAACGGAAGTCCGGAAGGCTGGGGATCGTTCTGTGCGGTTGCATGGTGGCCACCGTCCGACAAGAAGCGGCCAGGAAGTCGGTCGCCAGGGCGGCGGCGACCGGTGGACTACGACGACACGTGGCTGTGAGGGCGGGCTACGTGTCCTCAGACGAGACGGGGAACGCGGTTCTGCCCGCCCTCAAACCTCCTGGACCACCTTGATCAGCACGACGGTCGTATCGACGTCCACGACCAGGACCTACCCTTCAGGCCCGTCTCGCTGACGCGCACACCCAGCTGGTGGGCCGAGGAAGCTACCTCGATCATGGAGGCCTGGAGATCTGGAGGCCGCTGGCCAGCAGTCACAGCCAGTCAGGGCTGACGATCTCCTCGCCCTCGCCCTGAGGCGCCTCGAAACGGGCGAAGAAGTCGTCCAGGGCCTCCGTCGAAACGAACAAGGAGTTCGCGTCCGCATGCTGGTTGCGCTCGTCGAGTCGTCTGAGCAGCTCCGTCCGTTCGACAGGGAAGTACAGCAGGCGCCACCGCGCACCTGCCTGTTCCACCAGCTGCTTCATCTCCTCCCGGTGCTTGCGCGGCCACAGCCCGTGGTCCCACACCACGTCCAGGCCCTCCGCTACCAATCGCACAAGCTGCTCCTGAAGCTCCGCGACGACCGGGGCTTCCTTCTCGAAGTACGTGTTCTCTGGGTAGTCGACCCCGTACCGGCCATGCCGCTCGTGCACCAGCTCGTCCACCGATAGCCGCACCGCACCCGCCGGCTCCAGCCGCTCTCGGGAGTAGGTCGTCTTTCCCGAACCGGTCAGCCCGACGAGCATGAACACCACCGGCCCACCTTCGCGCCCCACCGTCACACCCTCCACCGCCAACCTCTGCTCGGCCCCAGCCTGCCACCGACCGCCCGCGCCGCGGGCCACAACCAAGGCGCGGATGCAGCCCTGGCGACCAGCCCTGCGGTCCGCGCCATGCTCCTTCGCTCGCCACTGGGACGCAGTGATGCTGACGCGGACGGTCGGGACCCAGGACGGGCGAGTACGCGAAGCCCAAAGAGAGCTGCCTCCAATCAGCCGGTTCAAAGAGTTAGTTCGCGTAGTCCTCTACGCGGGAAGACGAGGTCGCGGCGGATGAAGTGCTCGGTGCCGAGGATGGCCTCCCGCTCCCGTGCCGGGAGTCCGCTCAGCAGCGCTGGAAGCGAGCGGCTTCGCGCCGTCTCGGAACGGTGGGCTCGGATTGCGCTCCACTTCTGGTCCAGCCAGGAACGGACGTCCACCGTCGCCGTGACCGTGGCGTCCGGGACCGTGTGGAGGCGCTTGCCGACGCCGGAGACCAGGCCGGCGAGGCCGGAGCTGGCGGACTCCGGGTGCGCCGAGAGGTAGAGGGCGGTGGGCTGCCACGGGAGCCCGGCCTTGGGAAAGGTGCCGGGAATACCAGCCGTGTGCGCGGCGAGCAGCGTGACGCGGTGGGTGTGGACGTGGTCAGGGTGCCCGGAGGACCCATGGGCGTCGTGGGTGACGATCAAGGCAGGTCGGAAATCGCGCACGTGGGCGACCAGTCGCTCTACGGTCTCGTCCAACGGCGTGTCGCGGAACGGGGGCTGCCCGGGGGCGGAGTCGGGTACGCGGAAGTCGGCGTATCCGAGCATCCGTGGCGCTCCAGCGCCGAGATGCGTCAGGGCATCGGCTAGTTCGGTCGCGCGGTGGCTGTCAGGGGCCCAGCTTGCTGTGACGACGGCGGTCCGGGCGCCAGCCGCCGCATACTTGGCGAGGACGCCGCCGGCGACGAGGGATTCGTCGTCGGGGTGCGCGTAGACCGCGAGGATGCTGGGAGCAGGCACGGGGGCTCCAATCTGTGCGTACGGGTCGGTCGGCGCGGTGGTACTACGGGCCTCGGTTCCGCGCTCAGGCTATGGCACTGTGCCTGCCCGCGCCCGCGCCACGTGCCAATCTGCGACTCAGCGTGTCCCGTCCACAGAATCCGCCTCGTCACGGCCGGGCCAGCTGACCACGATGCGGCGGTCGGTCTTCTTGACGACGTCACCGGCGGGGAGCCCGGGGTCCGGCGTGCCCGCGGGCACTACCGTCAGCCGGGGAACCGCTCGGCCCCGCAGCTCCTGGTCCCAGACCCGGACCGCGGCGGCCAGCGCGTCGGCGGCGGCCTTGCCGTCCGGCCCGAAGCCCTGGACCCCGAACTCCCACCGCTTCGCCCCCTGCGCCTCGTCGTCCTCACGCCGCTCCGTCATCAGGCAGGCCAGCGAGCGCCCCCAGACGACGGCCTCGGCGCCCGACCGCTTCGGCAGCCGCACCGGGCCCGGCCGGTCTGGATCCCCCTCCATCCGGCAGAACCCGCGCAAGGACGTGGCCAGCCACAGCTGCAGGTCTTCGAGCGTCTCCCCGGCGCGCACCGTCACCCCGGTCCACAGCTCCACCCCTCCAGCGGCCAGGGCGCGGTCGAGGCCGTCGAGCGGGGCGGGCGAGGTGTCCTCCCAGCGGATGCCGTAGCCGGTGTCCCCGATCCAGGCCGGGGTCTCGTCCCACCGGCCGGCGCCCTGCATGGGCACGAACCCGCACGGACTGATCGCCGTGGACACCAGCACCGGGCCCTGCTTGCGCAGGCCCACGGCCCGCGTGAACCCGCCGATCCGCAGCGGCACCACCAGGAGCCCGTCCTCTGCGAGCTGACCCGTCCACTGCCAGGGCACGTCGTTCGAGGCGACCGTCACGATGATGGCGTCGAAGCCGTCCGCCGGGACCAGGTGCCCAGGCGCGCCGTGGGTGCCGTCGCCCAGGACTGCCTGCACCCGCTCCGCGTACCCGGTCTCGGCCAGGAAGCGGACGCTGCGCCCGTGCACGTACGGGTCGATCTCGACGCACACCACCGACCCGGACTCGCCGACAAGCTCCGCGATCAACGATGCGTTGTAGCCACCTCCGCCGATCTCCAGGACACTCGCGCCAGGCTGGAGGCCAGCCCGGCTCAGCATGACCGCCTGCATCTCGGGCTGGGACACCGAACTCATAGGCCGCCCAGTATCCTCATCGACCACTGTGGCCACCGCCTCGTTCGCGTACGCGCGGCCGAGCGGCTGCTCGGGCAGGAAGGCATGGCGCGGTACGGCGGTGAACGCCGCCCGGAGTTCCGGGGTGTCGGTCCATCCGGCAGCGGTGAGGTCGCGGACCAGCTGCTTGCGCAGCCGTACGGCCGTGGCTGGCTCGCCGAACGTCAGCGCCG
This DNA window, taken from Streptomyces sp. TN58, encodes the following:
- a CDS encoding NUDIX domain-containing protein — encoded protein: MAEPGTATVRNAAKAVILYDGCVLLQRAHWEGQDCLFLPGGGQEPGEALDATVRREVHEETGLEVVPERLLWLREYIGANHGGAPEDHRVEAIFLCRPEGDPDQLGGHAEDDLQTGLEWVELEKVTGLNLLPQGLRPLIADLAHGELPARYLGDLA
- a CDS encoding phosphotransferase family protein, whose protein sequence is MAMTDGRVPEGATDISTGQANRVWYIGGREPYVLKHYGDPARAANEAAALALLTYHGAPGPRLLDADLEARPAWTAQSAVQAQPVPAERFQAELASPLKQVHAIGGTHFGRLAGAPRHPTWRHYLHDRLNLYTTTAPDLATAAAALRRDLDRVTLDIEPRLLHHDLQPGHLVCSPDGHRLLLDWELAALGDPLSDHARLAVRLRLASPQTVLPRAAPSARQRLDLYWRLHLIADAALATDLAVRGHALSLIRGRE
- a CDS encoding ATP-binding protein, with protein sequence MFMLVGLTGSGKTTYSRERLEPAGAVRLSVDELVHERHGRYGVDYPENTYFEKEAPVVAELQEQLVRLVAEGLDVVWDHGLWPRKHREEMKQLVEQAGARWRLLYFPVERTELLRRLDERNQHADANSLFVSTEALDDFFARFEAPQGEGEEIVSPDWL
- a CDS encoding PIG-L family deacetylase; protein product: MPAPSILAVYAHPDDESLVAGGVLAKYAAAGARTAVVTASWAPDSHRATELADALTHLGAGAPRMLGYADFRVPDSAPGQPPFRDTPLDETVERLVAHVRDFRPALIVTHDAHGSSGHPDHVHTHRVTLLAAHTAGIPGTFPKAGLPWQPTALYLSAHPESASSGLAGLVSGVGKRLHTVPDATVTATVDVRSWLDQKWSAIRAHRSETARSRSLPALLSGLPAREREAILGTEHFIRRDLVFPRRGLRELTL
- the fxlM gene encoding methyltransferase, FxLD system; amino-acid sequence: MSTTHTAQDWHAHYEAGRDFRPLSATEKTILTEHLALPEGAEEARALDVACGTGELARFLAAAGYQVDAVDWAQSAVDKTSASSAGVRCHHLDLTSGDLSALAPAGSGGYRLITMRRALAHLPDRTRTVAELAALLDEDGVLCVITPHAGRHPEELRGICLDDAEIDQLCDGWQHNERFEAEGSTILVLRSPRTAPVTYSEKRTPKPAAMAGVAVVVTNECGQVLLGWNSSRGMWDLPAGKVEPGEAFEATAVRELAEEAGLHARLEAVLLLGTLCDSTHGFTRVTEIARLADYTGEPAAREPELISRWEWHTPSALRHLPQPLFTASAQALNTVWPGLLPHVPPAHHTPRPAGGAALTFGEPATAVRLRKQLVRDLTAAGWTDTPELRAAFTAVPRHAFLPEQPLGRAYANEAVATVVDEDTGRPMSSVSQPEMQAVMLSRAGLQPGASVLEIGGGGYNASLIAELVGESGSVVCVEIDPYVHGRSVRFLAETGYAERVQAVLGDGTHGAPGHLVPADGFDAIIVTVASNDVPWQWTGQLAEDGLLVVPLRIGGFTRAVGLRKQGPVLVSTAISPCGFVPMQGAGRWDETPAWIGDTGYGIRWEDTSPAPLDGLDRALAAGGVELWTGVTVRAGETLEDLQLWLATSLRGFCRMEGDPDRPGPVRLPKRSGAEAVVWGRSLACLMTERREDDEAQGAKRWEFGVQGFGPDGKAAADALAAAVRVWDQELRGRAVPRLTVVPAGTPDPGLPAGDVVKKTDRRIVVSWPGRDEADSVDGTR